GCCGCTCTATCGCGTTGAAGTTGGCCCGCTGAACAGCAAGGCCGATGCTGATGCGGCGATGACTGCGGTGCAGGGCGCTGGCTATGAAGACGCCAAGGCGGTGGCCGCCGAGCCGCAGCAGATTTCGATGAACTAAGTTCAACTAGGAACTGACATGTGATGGCGCTAAAGCAGCGCCATGGTCAGGCTGGTTTTCGCATTCGTATTTTCCGTTTTGCTTGCCGTATCGGCGCGGGCGGAAGTGCTGCTGGAAAATCTGACCTGGACTGAGCTGCGCGATGCGATTGGGGCGGGTTCAACCACGGTGATCGTGCCTATTGGCGGCACCGAACAGAGCGGGCCGCTGATCGCGCTGGGCAAACACAACGCGCGCGTTTCTTTCCTGAGTGCGAAGATTGCTGAAGCCGCAGGGCAGACGCTGGTGGCACCGGTGATTGCCTATGTGCCCGAAGGCAATATTGATCCGCCCACGGAGCATATGCGCTTTCCCGGCACGCTGAGCGTTAGTCACGACACCTTCATCCAGCTGCTCAAGCAGACTGGCCAGTCGCTGCACCATGCCGGCTTCACCCATATCATCTTCATCGGCGATCATGGCGGCTACCAGAAGGATCTGAGCATCGCAGCGGATGCCTTGAACGCGCAATGGCATGGCAAGGGCAGGGCGCTGGCGCTGCTCCACTATTACGACATAGCGCAGCAGGGTTATGTGGATGCACTGCGGGCCGCGGGGATAAAAGACAGCGAAATCGGCAGCCATGCAGGCCTTGCCGACACATCTCTGCAGCTTGCAACCGTGCCCGGCATGGTGCGCGCGGAGAGGTTGCAGGAATCAGGGACTTACGGAGAGAAGGACGGCATTTATGGGGGCCATCCGCTGCGGTCTTCAGCCGCTCTCGGGCAGAAAGGCGTTGACCTCATCATTGCGGGCACAGTAACCGAAATCCGTAACTTCGTGGCGGCGCGTTAAATGAAATCGATCTTCCTGGTAGGTCTGGCCTTCGTGGCTGCAGTAAGCGGAGGGCAGGCGGCTGAAGCGCCTGATCTCAGCACCTGCAAGGACATTCACCGTGAGATGATGCTGGCTGCGAATGACGCGGTGCCCGCAACGCTGGTG
This genomic interval from Aestuariivirga litoralis contains the following:
- a CDS encoding creatininase family protein is translated as MVRLVFAFVFSVLLAVSARAEVLLENLTWTELRDAIGAGSTTVIVPIGGTEQSGPLIALGKHNARVSFLSAKIAEAAGQTLVAPVIAYVPEGNIDPPTEHMRFPGTLSVSHDTFIQLLKQTGQSLHHAGFTHIIFIGDHGGYQKDLSIAADALNAQWHGKGRALALLHYYDIAQQGYVDALRAAGIKDSEIGSHAGLADTSLQLATVPGMVRAERLQESGTYGEKDGIYGGHPLRSSAALGQKGVDLIIAGTVTEIRNFVAAR